A single genomic interval of bacterium harbors:
- a CDS encoding Trm112 family protein, which produces MISKDLLEILACPIGKSPLREEDGKLVCTSCGARYRIEDDIPIMLIEEAELPDGVSSAEELHCGADRS; this is translated from the coding sequence ATGATCAGCAAAGACCTTCTTGAAATACTTGCCTGTCCCATTGGAAAATCTCCCCTCCGCGAGGAAGACGGCAAACTCGTTTGCACGAGTTGCGGCGCCCGCTACCGCATAGAGGACGATATTCCCATCATGTTAATCGAAGAAGCAGAACTTCCCGACGGGGTAAGCAGCGCAGAGGAACTCCACTGCGGCGCTGATCGCAGCTGA